Within Leishmania infantum JPCM5 genome chromosome 5, the genomic segment CAAGGCGGGCTTCAAGCCTGCCAATGTGCGTGTGATCACCATCAACCTCATGGGGAACAACGAGCTCACCGGTGCCTTTCCGGAGCACTACGGACAACtgaggcagctgcaggaacTGTACTTGATGAACACGTCGCTGCAGGGCACCATCCCGCAGGCGTGGAACAACCTCGCCAACCTCGTGATTCTGGACGTGTCAAACACGAAGGCGTGCGGCAACCTGCCGGCCTGGGACGCCAAGAGCATGAAGTCGCTCCAGTACATGCACTTCACAGGCAACAGCCTGATGAAGGGCTCCATCCCGGCGAGCCTTGCCACATTTGGCGCCGTTTCCTTCGACACCACCGGCTGTAAGTTCTGTGGCTGCCTCCCCTCGGAGTTCTCGAGTAGCATGTACATGATGATGCAGCTGATCAGCAGCCAGCCCCAGGTGAACACGCAGGACTGCATGACGGCCAACACGTGCACGGTCCAGCACATGAGCTGTAAAGCCAAGGcgaacgccgccgcgattGCCTGCAGCCGCGCGAGCGTCGCGGCAGTCGTGGCCGGCGTTCTCATCGCGGTGGCGTCGCTCCTCGCGTAGGCAGTAAGAGGGAACCGGCAtgaggagaggcagagagatgCGAATGAATACGAGGAATCCATTGTTtacggagaaggaggcggtCAGTGCGCGTGGCTCGCGTacatgtctctctctctgtgtttgtgtcgggagtgggtgggtgggtggggaggggtgagggatACGCACGGgcacactgccgctgccgccaacaACCTCCGCCGCCATCCGCCACCATTCTCTGGCACGCATGCCTCATATTGGGGTTCCGATTGTCTAATAGGTTTTTGTGTCTCCTCTTCCCACCTCATTCTTGCTATACTCCACCGCACCGCCACATCATCCATGGTGGTGCGCTGGTGGCAGCTACCCATGCTTCCTTCCTGTCATCCCATccacccaccacccctcACCCTATCCCTTCCTCATATGCTTCACACCCCTCCCCGTGCCTGCATGCCTGCCTCTCTTGTCGGTCGGTCTGCCGGGTGTGTCGAGTCGACAgcgccctcacccccccccctcctccgcacacacacaccggcatCGACCTCTCCCCCTTCGTCTGTTACCTTCTTGGGCatggagagaaagagagacaacgacgaagacgaggacggcgacgcacacacaacacacatCGCTCGCGCGAGCACGGAGACGGGTGTAGTTGCGCCCTGCGCACCTCACGCGATACACAAGCgacgagagagggcgggaACCAGATGGCGGGGGAGGCGCACGGCTTTGCTTTTATGCCTTCCCGTGTGCCTTTGTATGCGCgtatgtgtacgtgtgtgtgtgtgtgtgtgttcacGTGCAGGGGTATCCATGCGGACGTGTATGCGTCCCTAAAGAAGAAGCGAGTGAGTGAGCGCGAGCTGACTCGTGGTCGGCATCACTATGCTTCATCTCGCCCTACCTTGGCCATCATCCGCATCATCTCCATGGTCACATGCACGCCGTAATGCACCTCGCTTCCGCATTTcctgtgtgggtgtgggtgtgggtgtgggtgtcaCCTTTCCTAGTTTCTTTGCCTTGccatcccctcctcctatatacgtatatatatatatatacctgcatgtctcgctctctcccacgcacacgcacatgcgacGCGGCAGGCAAGCATCGCCCTCCGTCTACAGCGTGGGCAATGCGAAGTGGTGTGCGGCTGTAATGCGTGCATGTGGGCAGGAGGACATGCCTCGTGTATGTGCGTAGCCCCTCTTTGTTCTTTTCTGACTTGTTTCCTTGTTGCGCGTATGTGCCTATGAACGTGTGTATTATTCTGTGTTGCTGACTTGCTGCCCGtcggcgcgcatgcgtgtgtgcgcgctgggTGTGTGTACTGGGTGTACGCGGCTGTCTGTaggtctctgtgtgtgtgtgtgtgcatcttAGCAGCGCTCGTGTTGCATTTTGTATACTGTGACGCGCCATCCATGAATGGGCCTCCATCATCGCCTTCTATCCCGCCTTCCTTCCATTTCcacttccccctcccctcggcCGCCTCACCGCCATCTTcttgtctgtgcgtgcacactacacacacgcgcatacacacatacatgtaaatatatatatatatatatacgcgTATATATGTGCATGCTCATGTGTCCAATGGTAGTGATTTCCATTGATTTCGAATCATCTATTTCGTGGAACGGTGATGGAGAGTGGAGCGCCACTGCGCACAACCACACCCACCGTCATTCTTTCGATTTGTGCAcaccatctctctccctctcgcctcgctctgtacgtgcgtgtgcgtctgcctccctctcctgcttTCGGACCGACACATGACACtccgcggtggaggaggcagcggcccTGCCGCGTCTTCGCTGTCTACGATGGACTTCCCATTACACGTAGCCTCGCCGTCCCCCACCGCGtcatcctcctcgcccgcccccaccgcagccgcagcagcctccACATCGCTACTGAGCTCGTCCAACGCGCTGGAGCTGATGCGCACGTATCACATGTACGTGCGGGTGCACAAGACGCGCTGCCGGTATCTTCTTCTTCTGCTACTGATGC encodes:
- a CDS encoding surface antigen-like protein, encoding MAIIRDALIRVAALATMLALLCVVSTATAATISDGSTQYFVKLWSGKYPLKYVWSGKDICKYEGISCDTVKQTVTMLLPKIGLTGTIPGYGSKAGFKPANVRVITINLMGNNELTGAFPEHYGQLRQLQELYLMNTSLQGTIPQAWNNLANLVILDVSNTKACGNLPAWDAKSMKSLQYMHFTGNSLMKGSIPASLATFGAVSFDTTGCKFCGCLPSEFSSSMYMMMQLISSQPQVNTQDCMTANTCTVQHMSCKAKANAAAIACSRASVAAVVAGVLIAVASLLA